Part of the Janibacter alkaliphilus genome is shown below.
TGGCCACGCGCTGCGCGTAGCGATCTGTCATCGTCGTGCTCGTGGTCATCTCGTCCTCTCCTGCCCGAGCCGGCGCTGCCGGCGCGACCCGTCGATCTCGTGCGTCGTCCAGAGGACGTCCGGGACGGCTCTGCTGTGAGATGCGGCGCGGGTCAGCCCGGGGACGTCTCACCCAGACCCTCGGGTGCCCTCCCGGATCGTGCGGACCACGAGCAGCACGGCGCCGCCACCGAAGAAGGCCAGTGCCAGCCCGCCGGCGACGGCTGCCGGGCCGGCGCGAGCGCCCCACACCGAGGCGTCGGTCACCGCGGTGAGCAGCATCGCCGCGCCCATGAGCGCGAAGGCGAGGCACCCGCCGATCCCCAGCCACCGGGCGAGCGGCGAGCCCTCCGGGAGGACGAGCAGCGTGGCGGTGATCAGCAGGGCCACGGCGAAGGCGAGACCGGTCACCCCGATCGCCGGGTTGCCGAGCGCCAGCAGGGCGACGCTCGTCGCGGCGAAGGTGAGTCCGATGAGGACCATGAGCACCGCGTGCCGGCGGGTCGTGCGCCGATGGTCCATCGTGGCGAGCGCCAGGCCGAGCGGTGGGGGAGCCTGGCTGCGGCTCGCCGGACCCGGGGTCACCTGGCCCGCCCTTCCGGAGCTCGCGTGGCTGGCCGGTGCCAGATGGCGGTCTCGGGCCGAGGCAAGCAGGTCCCGCAGCGCCGGCGCGGACCAGCCGTAGCCGGACCGCAGCGGCACCCATCCCTGGGCGCGGGGGTCGAGCCCTGTCAGCCGCGCCACGTCCGGGGTGAGGCGGTAGGCCGGGGTCTCGGTGGTCCCGGGTCCTGGGGACGCCACCTCGGCGACGTCCTCCCAGCGCACCCAGCCGTCGGGCTCGGGTCGGCCACGTCGGTGCTCGACGAGACCCGCCGACGACACGATCAGCACGGCGCCGCGCCGGGCGCGCCCGATCGTCCACACCGCGACGGGCAACGAGACCAGCAGCACCAGGGCGAGCGCGACGGTGAGCGGCCGCAGGATCAGCTCCCCGCCGCGCTGATCGAGCACGTCGACCATGACGGTCAGGAGGACGACGACCAGGGCGGACCCGGCGACGACGCTGGCCAGCGTCGCGCCGACCACCCACGCCGCTCGAGGTTCCCGCAGGGCGACCCAGCCGGTGCGCTCGAGCTCCGCGAGAGCGCGGTCGAGGTCGGGCGCGGCCATGGGCGGCAGCCTAGGCGCGGCGACCACGATCGCCCCGGTCGTGGGGGCAGGCGGTGGTTCGCCGTGGCGCGCCAGCCAGCCGCGGTGCCCTACCGGAGCCAGGTGACCTGTGGCACAACGCTTCCGGTGGCGGCCGAGGACGATCCGGGTGAGGGTGGGGGCCATGGGGACATCACCGATCACGACCACGACGAGGTGCCGGCGCGCCGCCTTCGGCCTCGCCCTCGGGGCCCTGCTCGTCGCCGGCTGCGGCGAGGACACCGAGGGACCGAGAGGCTCCGACGGTGAGATGGAGCTGCGTGTGGGCGAGAGCATCGACCTCGACGACCTCGCGGGCTTCCAGGACAGAACCGTCACGCTGAACGCGATCGAGCCGAACGCCACCTGCGAGCGCAGCAGGACGGACGCGGGCATGCGCTGGGTCGTCCTCGACCTGACGGTGGAGAAGCCGTCGGAGGACACCGGCCCCGTCAGCGTCGCGTCCAACGACTGGTCGTATGTCGACGGCTCGGGCACGGAGGTGGAGACCGACGGCATCAGCTTCGCCCTGTGCCTCGCCCCGGAGGACCAGCCCAGCCTCGAGTTCGAGGGCGAGGACACCGCGGAGATGCCGCTGTACTTCGAGGTGCCCCGCGACGCCACCGAGCTGCGCAGCACCGTGAGCTACTCCAACCCCAGCGGCACGCTGGTGGTCCCGCTCCCGACGTGACCGGGGGCTCGACGGCGCCGCGTCCGGCCGGTTGACTGGGGTCATGAGCAGCGACCAGCCCGACAGCACCGATCAGCAGAGCGCCGATCAGCAGAGCGCCGATCAGCAGAGCGCCGCGCAGCAGGGTGGCGGCGAGGACGGGGCGAAGGTGGTCACCGCCACCCGCGAGATCGCGGCCCCGGCGGCCACCCTCTTCGAGCTCGTCGCCGACCCCGCCCGCCAGCCGGAGTGGGACGGCAACGACAACCTCGCCGAGGTCGTCCGCGGCGAACGGGTGCGGGCGGTCGGCGACGTCTTCTCGATGCTGCTGACCAACGACAAGGTCCGCGACAACCACGTCGTCGACTTCACCGAGGGCCGGGTCATCGCCTGGCGCCCGGCCAGCGAGGGTCAGGACCCGGCTGGGCACGAGTGGCGCTGGGAGATCGAGCCGATCGACGCGACCCGCAGCCGGGTGACGCACACCTACGACTGGCGCGAGCTCACCGACGAGGCGCGGATGGCCAAGGCCGCCTCGACCACCGCCGAGAACCTGCGGGCCTCGCTGGACCGGCTCGCCGAGGTCGCCGAGGTCGCCGAGACAGGCTGAGCCCATCGGTCGAGCCCCCGGCTGGGGCAGGACCCGCGTCGCGAGAGAACCTCTCGCTCGCCGGACAAGCCTTGTCCCGCATCCGAGCCTTTATCGGGTTACCCGATAAAGGGGTGGCGGGTGGGGCGGTTGGGGTGGCGGGTGGGGTCAGTCGCGGGAGGAGAGCACCTCGGCGACGTAGTCGACGTCCTTGTCGCCGCGGCCGGAGAGGTTGATGATGACGACCTCGTCGGGCGACATGTCCGGCACGACCTGCATCGCGTGCGCCACGGCGTGCGAGCTCTCCAGCGCCGGGATGATCCCCTCCAGGCGGCACAGCGCGGAGAAGGCGTCCAGGGTCTGGGCGTCGGTGACCGAGACGTACTCCACCCGTCCGCTCTCGCGCAGGTGGGCGTGCTGCGGGCCGATGCCCGGGTAGTCCAGGCCGGAGGCGATCGAGTGCACCGGGGACGGCTCGCCGTCGGCCTCCTGCAGCACGACGGTGGCCATCCCGTGCAGGGTGCCGTCGCTGCCCTTC
Proteins encoded:
- a CDS encoding SRPBCC family protein is translated as MSSDQPDSTDQQSADQQSADQQSAAQQGGGEDGAKVVTATREIAAPAATLFELVADPARQPEWDGNDNLAEVVRGERVRAVGDVFSMLLTNDKVRDNHVVDFTEGRVIAWRPASEGQDPAGHEWRWEIEPIDATRSRVTHTYDWRELTDEARMAKAASTTAENLRASLDRLAEVAEVAETG
- a CDS encoding pyridoxal-phosphate dependent enzyme, which codes for MVGPHPYPSMVRDFQSVVGTEAREQILEKEGRLPDLVMACVGGGSNALGLFSGFLEDPSVRITGVEPAGEGLSSDRHAATMTKGSDGTLHGMATVVLQEADGEPSPVHSIASGLDYPGIGPQHAHLRESGRVEYVSVTDAQTLDAFSALCRLEGIIPALESSHAVAHAMQVVPDMSPDEVVIINLSGRGDKDVDYVAEVLSSRD